A window of the Gordonia humi genome harbors these coding sequences:
- a CDS encoding IS30 family transposase — protein sequence MRSPGRPEPSRAVQRQFWRLIATGINSAEAALTVGVSVPVGARWFRHAGGMAPISLAEPTGRYLSFAEREEIALLRARQVGVREIARRTGRDPGTISRELRRNAATRGGKQEYRALVAQWKAQQAAKRPKTAKLVTNDRLRGYVQERLAGNIRRPDGRVVVGPEPPAWKGLNKPHRQDRRWALAWSPEQISHRLKVDFPDDESMRISHEAIYQSLFIQGRGALERELVTCLRTGRALRRPRARAQNRPHGHVTADVVFSKRPAEAADRAVPGHWEGDLIIGTGRSAIGTIVERASRSTLLVHLPRLEGYGQSPPVKNGPALAGYGAVAMNVALTASMMKLPEQLRRTLTWDRGKELSAHAQFALETGTKVFFADPHSPWQRPTNENTNGLLRQYFPKGTDLSRWSADDLEAVALALNNRPRKSLGWRTPAEVFAEQLCSIQQPGVATTD from the coding sequence ATGCGCTCGCCCGGACGGCCCGAACCCTCTCGGGCGGTGCAGCGGCAGTTCTGGCGCCTGATCGCGACGGGCATCAACTCGGCCGAAGCGGCGTTGACGGTGGGCGTGTCTGTGCCGGTTGGCGCTCGCTGGTTCCGTCACGCTGGCGGTATGGCTCCGATCTCGCTTGCTGAACCTACCGGCCGCTATCTGTCTTTCGCCGAGCGTGAGGAGATCGCGCTCCTGCGCGCCAGGCAGGTCGGCGTGCGTGAGATCGCACGCAGGACTGGCCGCGACCCGGGAACGATCTCGCGTGAGTTGCGCCGCAACGCAGCCACGCGCGGTGGGAAGCAGGAGTACCGCGCGTTGGTGGCGCAGTGGAAAGCCCAGCAGGCGGCGAAGCGACCGAAGACAGCGAAGCTGGTGACCAACGACCGGTTGCGTGGGTACGTCCAGGAACGACTGGCCGGCAACATCCGTCGACCGGACGGCAGGGTTGTCGTCGGGCCTGAGCCGCCGGCATGGAAGGGGCTGAACAAGCCGCACCGGCAGGACCGTAGGTGGGCGCTGGCGTGGAGCCCGGAGCAGATATCGCACCGCCTGAAGGTCGACTTCCCCGATGATGAGTCCATGCGCATCAGCCACGAAGCGATCTACCAGTCGCTGTTCATCCAGGGCCGTGGCGCCCTCGAACGTGAGCTCGTCACCTGTCTGCGAACAGGCCGTGCACTGCGTCGGCCACGGGCTCGAGCACAGAACCGACCACACGGGCATGTCACCGCCGACGTCGTGTTCTCCAAACGCCCCGCAGAGGCAGCCGACCGCGCCGTTCCCGGGCACTGGGAGGGCGATCTGATCATCGGTACGGGCCGGTCCGCGATCGGCACGATCGTCGAACGCGCGAGCCGCTCGACCCTGCTGGTGCATCTGCCGCGGCTGGAGGGCTATGGCCAGAGCCCGCCGGTGAAGAACGGCCCGGCGCTCGCCGGCTATGGCGCCGTCGCGATGAACGTCGCGCTCACAGCGTCGATGATGAAGCTTCCCGAACAGCTCCGTAGGACGCTCACCTGGGACCGCGGCAAGGAACTGTCCGCCCACGCCCAGTTCGCGCTCGAAACGGGCACGAAAGTGTTCTTCGCCGACCCTCACTCGCCCTGGCAACGGCCGACGAACGAGAACACGAACGGATTGTTACGTCAGTACTTCCCGAAGGGCACGGACCTGTCCCGGTGGTCCGCCGACGACCTCGAAGCCGTCGCTCTCGCGCTCAACAACCGGCCCCGCAAGAGCCTGGGCTGGCGCACTCCCGCCGAGGTGTTCGCCGAGCAGCTATGCTCGATCCAACAACCCGGTGTTGCAACGACCGATTGA
- a CDS encoding IS110 family transposase, whose product MITCGIDWAEDHHDIALMDDSGFIIERRRITHDPNGFAELLAMVADHGGTADDVPIAIETDKNLLVVALAGAGFTVYPINPRAVARYRERHGQAGNKSDSRDAAVLADIVRTDRHQHRRLPANSEQQQAIKALARQHQEAIWAQNQTISRLRSVLLEFYPQALQAFPKLKHRAAMEVLSIAPTPTDAAKLTRPRISNALKRVGRRNDPALVTQIHSDLHAPGLRQPDAVEVALGHTVASLVAIIVAMLDAVAVLERELVTAFAEHPQADIIDSVPGLGGVLGARILAEIGDDPTRFSSPTGLRSFAGTAPVTIASGRSHYVKARKVRNRRLADACHWWAFAALTWSAPAREYYDHRRAVGDHHNAALRALANKLLGRLWWCLQHDQSWDDTAAWPRAATPAAA is encoded by the coding sequence ATGATCACGTGCGGTATCGACTGGGCCGAGGACCATCACGACATAGCGTTGATGGACGACTCCGGCTTCATCATTGAACGTCGGCGAATCACTCATGACCCCAACGGTTTTGCCGAACTCCTGGCGATGGTCGCTGACCATGGCGGCACTGCGGACGACGTGCCGATCGCGATCGAGACCGATAAGAATCTTCTGGTTGTGGCGTTGGCTGGCGCGGGTTTCACCGTGTATCCGATCAATCCGCGGGCCGTCGCGCGGTACCGCGAACGCCACGGACAGGCGGGCAACAAGTCCGATTCGCGTGATGCCGCGGTGCTCGCCGACATCGTGCGCACTGACCGTCACCAGCATCGTCGGCTGCCAGCCAACAGCGAGCAGCAGCAGGCGATCAAGGCGCTGGCGCGTCAGCATCAGGAAGCGATCTGGGCGCAGAATCAGACGATCAGTCGGCTGCGTTCGGTGCTACTGGAGTTCTATCCTCAAGCGTTGCAAGCATTTCCGAAGCTCAAGCACCGAGCGGCGATGGAGGTTCTTTCAATAGCGCCCACCCCCACGGATGCGGCGAAGCTGACTCGCCCGCGGATCAGCAACGCGCTCAAAAGGGTTGGCCGACGCAACGACCCCGCCCTGGTAACCCAGATCCATAGCGATCTGCACGCCCCCGGGCTGCGGCAGCCGGATGCTGTGGAGGTGGCCTTAGGTCATACCGTAGCCAGTCTGGTCGCGATCATCGTGGCGATGCTCGATGCCGTCGCAGTGCTCGAGCGTGAACTCGTCACCGCATTCGCCGAGCATCCTCAAGCGGACATCATCGACTCGGTCCCCGGCCTCGGAGGTGTTCTCGGTGCGCGTATTCTCGCCGAAATCGGCGATGACCCGACGCGTTTCAGCTCACCAACGGGACTGCGATCTTTCGCAGGAACAGCGCCGGTGACGATCGCGTCAGGCCGCTCGCACTACGTCAAGGCCCGCAAAGTCCGCAACAGGCGTCTGGCCGATGCCTGCCACTGGTGGGCGTTCGCAGCGCTGACATGGTCAGCGCCGGCCCGCGAGTACTACGACCATCGCCGTGCTGTCGGAGACCACCACAACGCCGCACTGCGAGCCTTGGCCAACAAGCTCCTCGGGCGCCTGTGGTGGTGCCTGCAGCACGATCAATCCTGGGACGACACTGCCGCGTGGCCGCGAGCTGCCACACCCGCCGCCGCGTAA
- a CDS encoding IS630 family transposase produces MANSPAPALQLREGDAAELDRLLRSTSTSAGLVRRARIVSLAAAGVANTRISEVVGTSVPTVLKWRDRYLHGGLDGLLDADRPGRPRHLDHAEVVSATLMPPPKKYGVTHWSSRLLAGHLGIGNATVARAWREYGVQPWRSGTFKFSTDPELVAKVTDVVGLYLEPPENAIVLCVDEKSQIQALDRTAPMLPMQPGQIERRTHDYKRHGTTTLFAALEIATGQVTAAVKPRHRHQEFLAFLRQIDRAYGNRELHLVMDNYATHKKAEVRDWLEQHPNIHIHFTPTSGSWLNLVEVWFGIIDRQAIRRGVFTSVKDLNAKIRAFINGWNDRKHPFVWTTTADEILKKAQP; encoded by the coding sequence ATGGCGAATTCTCCGGCCCCGGCGCTGCAATTGCGTGAGGGCGATGCTGCTGAACTGGACCGGCTGTTGCGGTCGACCTCGACGTCGGCGGGCCTGGTGCGGCGTGCGCGGATCGTGTCGCTGGCGGCTGCGGGTGTGGCGAACACGCGGATCAGCGAGGTGGTCGGGACGTCGGTGCCGACGGTCCTCAAATGGCGTGACCGCTATCTTCATGGCGGCCTGGACGGCCTCCTCGATGCTGACCGACCGGGCCGTCCGCGGCATCTCGATCATGCCGAGGTCGTTTCGGCTACGTTGATGCCACCGCCGAAGAAGTACGGCGTCACGCACTGGTCCTCACGCCTGTTGGCCGGCCATTTGGGGATCGGGAACGCCACCGTTGCCCGTGCCTGGCGCGAATACGGGGTTCAGCCGTGGCGGTCGGGAACCTTCAAGTTCTCCACCGATCCCGAACTGGTCGCCAAGGTCACCGACGTCGTCGGCCTGTACCTGGAGCCACCGGAGAACGCGATCGTACTGTGCGTGGACGAGAAATCCCAGATCCAGGCCCTGGATCGGACCGCACCGATGCTCCCGATGCAGCCGGGACAGATCGAACGCCGCACCCACGACTACAAACGACACGGCACCACCACACTGTTCGCCGCGTTGGAGATCGCGACCGGACAAGTCACCGCAGCCGTCAAGCCACGACATCGCCACCAGGAGTTCCTGGCGTTCCTGCGGCAGATCGACCGCGCCTACGGCAACCGGGAACTACACCTGGTGATGGACAACTACGCCACCCATAAAAAGGCTGAAGTCCGCGACTGGCTCGAGCAGCACCCGAACATTCACATCCACTTCACCCCGACCTCCGGCTCCTGGCTCAACCTCGTCGAAGTCTGGTTCGGCATCATCGACCGCCAAGCCATCCGCCGCGGCGTCTTCACCTCAGTCAAAGACCTCAACGCCAAAATCCGCGCCTTTATCAACGGCTGGAACGACCGCAAACACCCCTTCGTCTGGACCACGACCGCCGACGAAATCCTGAAGAAAGCACAACCATAA